The following are from one region of the Heptranchias perlo isolate sHepPer1 chromosome 11, sHepPer1.hap1, whole genome shotgun sequence genome:
- the LOC137326839 gene encoding uncharacterized protein, producing the protein MSEREIPVKQYPSYLSIEPGHSAAIICAFELDVSSGNEIDVYWVKQVNHSETRDVLHISSKKFHTLDSNTIRNSSEGSFSFSGNLKRGLIVLEFKNIQKTDFGLYICKVTRTIPPPPMEGRGSGTNIVEYRKLTPRSGTGNATSHQHQYSNIENILITIIVSLVIYAAILTAFASVCWIYKRRSRETQRDSLIYEDMSIAKSEMTRVRTRN; encoded by the exons ATGTCTGAAAGAG AGATTCCAGTAAAGCAGTATCCTTCATATCTAAGTATTGAACCTGGGCATTCAGCTGCCATCATTTGTGCTTTTGAACTTGATGTCAGTAGTGGAAATGAGATTGATGTTTACTGGGTTAAACAAGTAAATCACAGTGAAACTCGTGATGTACTCCACATTTCTTCAAAGAAATTTCACACACTGGATTCAAATACAATTCGCAATAGTTCTGAAGGATCCTTCAGTTTCTCTGGGAATCTAAAACGAGGTTTAATTGTTCTAGAATTTAAAAACATTCAAAAAACAGACTTTGGCTTGTACATCTGCAAAGTAACTAGAACTATACCCCCTCCACCGATGGAAGGAAGAGGGAGTGGTACCAACATCGTTG AATACAGGAAACTTACTCCCAGATCGG GAACTGGAAATGCAACATCTCATCAGCATCAATATAGCAACATTGAAAATATACTTATTACAATAATTGTGAGCCTTGTGATATATGCTGCGATTCTGACGGCCTTTGCATCAGTTTGTTGG atttaCAAAAGAAGAtcaagagaaacacagagggactCATTGATATATGAAGACATGAGTATAGCAAAGAGTGAAATGACACGAGTGAGGACGAGAAATTAG